The window GTCCAAGACCGGTAATTTCCCGGACCACTTTAATCACATTAATCTTCTTTTCCCCGGCAGCCTTCAAAATAACATCAAATTCGGTTTTCTCCTCTTCAACCGGGACTTCTGCAGCCGCGGGCACAGGACCTACGGCCATCGCAACCGGAGCCGCCGCGGTCACACCGAATTCTTCCTCAAGGGCTTTAACGAGTTCCGCCAGCTCAAGCACCGTCATTCCCTTCACCGTTTCGATAATTTCCGCTACTTTACTCATTGTTAACCTCCTAACGTAAGATTTAGTAACTCGTAAACCGTTCCTTCCTTCCGGAAGAGGCTTTCCCTTTCGCCCGGGACCCGCCGCCCCGGCCTGGAGGGTGAACGGGAGATTTCCCGGAAATAAGTTGGAAGATGAGCTCCGGGAAAATTATCCGGCAGCCTTTTGTTCTTGAATTGCCTTTAGCGCGTAAACCAGCTTCCGTAAAGGACCCTGTAAAACAGAACTCAATCCTGCAAGAGGAGAGGCAATACCCCTTACGACCTGAGAAATCAGGACATCGCGGCTGGGCAGGTCGGCGAGGTACTTGATCTCTTTGCTCCCTGCAACCCGGCCTTCGATCAGCCCGCCCTTGATTTCAAGTTTACGGTTTGTTTTAGCGAAATCTATTAACAACCGGGCCGGAACCACGGGATCCCGGAAATCAAAGGCAACCGCCGTGGGTCCCGTCAGAAACTGGTCGACTCCTTCAAACCCGCCCTGTTTTACTGCAAGTTGAATCAGGGTATTTTTTACGACACGGATTTCGGAACCGGCCTCCCGGAAGGACCTCCGGAGCTGGTTAGCCTCGGCAACATTCAAGCCCCGGTAATCGGTGAAAATGGCTGCCCGCGAGGACTTGAGCTTTGCTTCGAGTTCTGCTACAACCTTCTTTTTTTCCTCGATTTTCAGCATCTTGCTCCCCCTTATGAGAAGATAAACAACCCTCCGCAGACAGCAGAGGGTAAAAATTAAAGCTTTCGAAATAAAGATATTTTCTGGCAACCCTCTGACCTCGGTAGGCGTTTTACTATTCTTTAAGCCTCTCGGCACCTACTGTCTCCGGTCACTAATTTAGGATAACAAACCAGGTAACTTGAGTCAAGTTTTTTTAGCTCTTAGCTTGCCGCTTTTTGAGGGTTAATCTTGATTCCCGGGCCCATGGTGGAAGACACGGTGATGCTTCTTAAATACTGGCCGCGTGCCGCAGCAGGTTTCGCCTTAATTACGGCATCCATCAAAGTTCTGAAGTTTTCGAGCAAATTTTCCAGCGGGAAAGAGGCTTTCCCGATGGGGGCGTGCAAAATCCCCGTTTTATCGGCGCGGTACTCGATTTTACCTGCCTTGATCTCTTTAACCGCCCGGCCCACATCGAAAGTTACCGTCCCCGTCTTAGGGTTGGGCATCAGCCCCCGGGGGCCCAGTAATTTTCCCAGCTTTCCTACCATGCTCATCATATCGGGTGTCGCTACGGCAACCTCGAAGTCCAGCCAACCACCCTGGATCCTTTCGAGCAATTCTTCTGCCCCAACATAGTCGGCCCCTGCCTCTTCGGCCTCCCGCGCCTTGTCACCCTTCGCAAAAACGAGCACCTTCCGCGACTTTCCTGTCCCGTGGGGAAGCACTACCGCCCCTCTTACCTGCTGGTCGGCATGGCGGGGATCGATGCCAAGCCTTACAGATATTTCTATGGTTTCGTCAAACTTAGCCGGGGCGGTTTCTTTGACCAGCTTCAGGGCATCCTCGGGTTCGTAAAGAGCGTCTCGGTTAATTTGCTTTAAAGCTTCCCGGTATTTTCTTCCTCTCTTCGGCATCACTATTACCTCCTCTGTGGTTCTTA of the Bacillota bacterium genome contains:
- the rplL gene encoding 50S ribosomal protein L7/L12; the encoded protein is MSKVAEIIETVKGMTVLELAELVKALEEEFGVTAAAPVAMAVGPVPAAAEVPVEEEKTEFDVILKAAGEKKINVIKVVREITGLGLKEAKELVDNAPKPVKEKVSKEEAEAIRGKLQEVGAEVEVK
- the rplJ gene encoding 50S ribosomal protein L10; the protein is MLKIEEKKKVVAELEAKLKSSRAAIFTDYRGLNVAEANQLRRSFREAGSEIRVVKNTLIQLAVKQGGFEGVDQFLTGPTAVAFDFRDPVVPARLLIDFAKTNRKLEIKGGLIEGRVAGSKEIKYLADLPSRDVLISQVVRGIASPLAGLSSVLQGPLRKLVYALKAIQEQKAAG
- the rplA gene encoding 50S ribosomal protein L1 encodes the protein MPKRGRKYREALKQINRDALYEPEDALKLVKETAPAKFDETIEISVRLGIDPRHADQQVRGAVVLPHGTGKSRKVLVFAKGDKAREAEEAGADYVGAEELLERIQGGWLDFEVAVATPDMMSMVGKLGKLLGPRGLMPNPKTGTVTFDVGRAVKEIKAGKIEYRADKTGILHAPIGKASFPLENLLENFRTLMDAVIKAKPAAARGQYLRSITVSSTMGPGIKINPQKAAS